The sequence below is a genomic window from Sorangiineae bacterium MSr12523.
CGCCCGCAGGAGCGCCATTTCCGTGGCGAGCTGCGCGAACACGCGCGCCGGGTTGCGTCCGCGCTCGCCCTTGAAGCCGAGCAGATACGCGACGGGCAGCTGCCCCGGGCGCGGGCGCTGCACGTCGTAGAGCCGCGAATCGAAAAAGCGCATCCACACTTCTTCGCCGGCGAGCTGCAGCTTTTTGCCCATGGCGATGGCCAGCCCGCGGGCGAAGACCTGGCGATCTCCGCGCATCGAGGCCGAGGCGTCGATGAGCAGGTAGTGCAGCCTGCGCGCGTCCTCGGAGGCTTGTTCGCGTGTAAAGTACAATATTTCGTTCTCGAGCATGCGGCGCGAGAACTCCTCCGGCTCCCAGGCGAGCTCCGTCAGCACGAGCGAGTCGATGGAACCCTTGCTGCCGATGCCCGCGTAGCCGTGCACCGCTTGCGTGCCGGTCGACTGCGTGCGGCGCGTCTCGAGCACGCTGGGCAATAGCTCCAGCGAGAAGTGCACGATGTCGTTCGCCGAGGGCGTCGACATCGCCGCGAGCAGGTCCACCTGCGCGAGCGCGCCCGCGGTGGTCGACTCGGGGCCGAGCATCCCGAGCAAGCGCAGGGTATCCAAATCGAGCGCATCGGCCATGGTCAGCACGTGCAGCCGGGCGCGCGCCAGCGCCTCCAACGTGGCCGTCTCGAAGGTGCGCGCCACCGAGGCGAAGAGCGAGGGGAGCTGCGCATCCAGATCGCGCACCATCTCCGGATCGAGCGGTACGGTCGCCGAGTACGGCGGCTTTCGTCCCACGCGCAGTGCGATGGAGCCGAGCACCCGCGCCAGCACCACGACGATCAACTCGTCGCCGAGGCGCATCGAGCGGGCGCGTTGACTGGCCTCGCTCTGACCGATTTCGTTCACGATGCTGGTGTACGTCGGCATCAAGGGGCCGAGCTGCGGCACCTTGGCGTCGATCGGATGGCGCGGGCCCAACGTGAGCTGCTCCTTGGGCGCGGCGTAGAGGAGCCCGACGTCGTGCACGAGGAACAAGGGCAAGTGCACGCCGAGCCGCTCGAGATCGCGGTGCCAGCGCAGGGCGCGCACCACGAGCATCGGCGAGGCGGCGCGCACGGTGCTGAGGGCAAGGCCACCCAGCGCCCCCACGATCGCGGGATCGCGCGCCTGCGCTGCCGAAACCGGCATGCGTGCCTCTAGACTTTGCCGTAGACGGGAATGAGCGCGCCGGAGATGTCGCGCGCAGCATCCGAGAGCAAAAACGCGATGACGTCGCCCAGCGAATCGGGGGCGACCCAGAGGCGCGGATCGACATCGGGCATCCCCGCGCGGTTCGAGGGGGTGTCGATGATGCTCGGCAGCACGGCGTTCACGCGCACGCCGTTCGCAAGGACCTCCGCGGCCACGGCTTGCGTGAGCGCACCCACCGCGGCCTTGGAGGCCGTGTACTCGGCAGCGCCCTTGCCCGCCTCAGGACGCAGCACTTGCCGCGCACCTACGACGACGATGCTGCCGCGTCTGCGGTCCACCATGCCGGGCAGCAGCGCACGCAGGGCGCGGTACACGGTTTCCGTGTTGCCCTGCAGCATCGATTGCCACGCCGAATCGTCCTTTGCGGCATGAATCGGTGTGCCGCCGGTCCATCCGCCCGCCGCGAGCACGGCGCCCGTCGGCTCGCCGAACTTCGCCTTCACGTGCTCCAGCGTCGCGTGCCAATCGCTGTCGAGCGCCACGTCGGTCACCAGGCCGAGGACCTGGGACGGGAACTCCTTCTCCAGGGCGTGCACGCGCTCTTTTGCTTCCGTGCGATCCAGAACGACGACGCGTTCTCCGCGCCGGGCCTGCTGCCGAACGATGGCCGAACCCAGCGCGCCTGCGCCGCCGGTGACGATGGTGATGGCTCCTGTGCTCATGGCGTCGCTCCTGTCACGCTTGTCACGCTTGTCACTCGAGACCACCGGGGCGCACGGCTTCTTCCGGGGCCGTTCCGCCGATGGACTTCAAATCCGGCTGCATGCGCGCTTGCTTCACGTTGTCCCACTGGCTGCCGGTTTCGTTGTCGTCGTTGCCGTACTGCCCTTGGAGGATGGCCGTGTTGTCCGAGTTCATCTTGTAAACGAACACGCCGCGTCCCTTGGCCTGCGCCGAGGGGCCAACCATCCCGTACGTGTGCTCCTTCCACGTGAAGTGCAGAACGTTGCCCGACTTGGTTCCGGACAGCTCGCCCCACTTGCTCTGGTCGGTGCGCTTCCAGCGACCCACCACGGACGAGTCGGTCTCGACCAGGTGCAGGTAGCCGTAAACCGGGTGGTAATAGACTCCGGTCCACGATTCGCCGGCGGGCATCTCGCCCGGCGTGACCTTCGCCGAATTCGGCCCGCTGCCGCCTTCGCACGCGGTCAGTGTGCCGGCGCCCAACGCCGCCAAGCCCGAGATGGCCGCGACCAATACGAAACGCCTTACGCTCGTCATGAGGGGGAGTCTATCGCCGATCGGCACGGCTTCAAAATACGTTGCGATTATCCTGCTTTGCGCAGTGCGATGGCCAAAAGCGCCGCGGCCGCGAGCGGTGCGACCGTCCGCACGTGGTTCCACGTCGTCCACTGCACCAGGTATTCCTTCCAATAGGCCATGCCCTCGGCGCTGGCCGGATCCAGGGCCGCGAGGGCGTCGTTTCGGGGCACGTGGTAAAAAATCGTGACCAAGATGGTCACCATGTAAACGGCGCACCCGAGGACGCGGTACAGGGCGCCGTCGTCGCCGCCCATCCGTATGACCGAAGCGCTGCCGAGCACCAGGCAGACCAGCGCCGTGCCGAACATCGCCGACATGAGCCCCGCCGTGGGGGCCGCCACATTGATCGCGTTCATCGCCTCGGCCCCGCGTGCGGCGGGCAGGTAACCGAGGCCCTTCATCACGAAGGTCGAAAACGCGAAGAACACCCCGGCCACCAGCGCGGATCCGAGGAGCGCCACCATCGTCAACACACGCATCGTTTGCTCGTTCATGCCTCTGAAGATGCGCCATGCAAGAATGCACGACCACCGGCATGATTTCAGTGTATCGATGCAATTTTGCATCGATCGGTCGAACGAAATCTCTGCCCGTACACGTTCCCGTTCCCGAAACTCCCGAGAGAGAAGATCGGGAACGGGAGCGGGAACGTGTACGTGTACGGGCGAGAGACGCTTTACGCGTTGGCGTCGTCTTGGTCGGCGCCCTCTTCTTCGAGGGCTGCGCCGTGGCACTTCTTGAACTTCTGCCCGCTGCCGCAGGGGCAGGGGTCGTTGCGCCCGATCTTCGGGGTCGCACGCTGCACCGGCTGGACGATGCGGGCTTGCTGCTGCGGCCTGCGCATGGGTTGCCGCTGCTGCGGGGCCTCTTCCTGGTCCGCGCCCGGATCGAGCTCGGAGCCGTGGCGCGCTTGGGCGGCGCGCAGCTGGGCCTCGTGGCGCTCGGCCTCCTCGTGCTGCATCTGTTCGACGTCGGCCTCGCGGCGGACCTGCGCTTTGAACAGGTTCGTCGCGACGTTGGAGCTGATCTCGGCCATCATCGTGACGAAGATCGTGTAGCCCTCTTTCTTGTACTCCTGCTTCGGATCGCGCTGGCCGTAGCCGCGCAGGCCGATGCCGTCGCGCAAGTGCTCCATGTTCGTGAGGTGCTCGACCCACGCGCGGTCGATTTCCGTCAGGTAGAAGTGACGGAACAACTTGAGCAGAAGCTCGGTGCCGAGGTCCTTCTCTTTCTGCTGAAGCACCGCCTCGGCCTGGTCGTACAGCCGGTGTGCGAGCTCCTCCAAGTCCGAGACATGCACGAAGTCCTTCGGCTTGATGCCGAAGTGATCGCGGAAGCCCTCCGCGATGTCGTCCCACTTCCAATCTTCCGGCGGGATGTTCGCGGGGCAGCTCTCTTCGAGAATCGCGGCGATGATGCTGTCGACCAAATCGAGAAGTCGCTCGCGCTGCTCGGTGAGGCTGCGCGGGATCTCGTCCATGAGCCGCTCGTAGACTTTTTGCGGCTTCTTGGTGTCGCTATCGCGGTATTCGAATTTGTAGCCCCAGTAATTGTAAATATCTTCCTGGAGACTCCCGATCTCGAAGAGCTCTTTGACCGCCTCCACGGACGCGGGCTTGCCACCGCCGTCGGGCGCCGTCGAAGTTCCGTAGTGCAGAACCATGTCGCGGATGGCGTCTTTGACGTCGTCGCGCAGGCGATCGAGCGGCTCGATGACGCGCAGCTTGCCCGTGGGCTTGCCGTCGTCGTCCACCATCTCCGGCGTGTAGCGGCCGACGAGCAGCTGCTGACGGACCTTGTAGACCGTCTTGCGCTGCTCGCTCATGACGTCGTCGTATTCGAGCAGGTTCTTACGAATGTCGAAGTTGCGCCCCTCGACCTTCGACTGCGCATCGCTGATCGACTTGCTCACCCACGGGTGCTCGATCGGCTCGTCGTCGGGCATGCCCATGCGCTCCATCAGCGCCTTCACCCGCTCGCCGCCGAAGATGCGCATCAAGTCGTCTTCGAGCGACAGATAGAAACGGCTGGAGCCCGGATCGCCCTGGCGCCCCGCGCGTCCGCGGAGCTGGTTGTCGATGCGGCGTGACTCGTGACGCTCGGTGCCGAGGATGTGCAGGCCGCCGGCCTCGCGTACTTCGTCGCCCTCTTTCTTGCACGACTCTTCGTACTTGGTGACGAGCTTCGCGAACTCCTCCGGCTCCGCATCGGGATCGCGATCTTGCTCTTTGAACTCGAGCTTCGCGAGCATCTCCGGGTTGCCGCCCAGGATGATGTCCGTGCCGCGACCGGCCATGTTCGTGGAGACCGTGATGGCGCCTTTGCGCCCGGCCTGCGCGACGACGTACGCCTCCTTCTCGTGCTGCTTGGCGTTGAGGACGGCGTGCGGAATCTTCTTCTTCTTCAGGATGGCCGCGATGGCGTTGCTCTTCTCGACGCTGGTCGTGCCGACGAGCACCGGCTGGCCCTGCGCGTAAAGCTCTTCGATTTCCCCCGCCACGGCGGTGAACTTCTCGCGTTCCGTCTTGTAGACCAGGTCTTCGCTATCGACGCGGCTGATGGGCTTGTTCGTGGGGATCTGGATGACGCCGAGCTTGTACGTCGAGTGGAACTCGCCCGCTTCGGTGTCGGCCGTTCCGGTCATGCCCGCGAGCTTCTTGTAAAGGCGGAACAAGTTCTGGAACGTGATGGTGGCCATGGTGCGGGTCTCTTCTTGGATCCGCACGTTCTCTTTGGCCTCCACGGCTTGGTGCAGGCCGTCCGACCAGCGGCGGCCGGGGAGCACGCGGCCGGTGAACTCGTCGATGATGAGCACCTTGCCGTCGTCGGCCACGAGGTAATTCACGTCGCGCTTGTAGAGCGCGTGGGCGCGCAAGCACTGATTCAGAATGTGCAGCGACTCCAGATTCACCGGGTCGTACAAGTTCGAGATGCCCATCAGCTTTTGCGCTTGCTCGACGCCTTCGTCGGTCAAGGTCACGCTGTGCTGCTTCTCGTCGACGAGGTAGTGCTCGTCTTTGCGCAGGCGCGGGATGACTTCGTTGATGGTGCGGTACTTCTGGCTCGACGCTTCCTGCTGGCCGCTGATGATGAGCGGCGTGCGCGCTTCGTCGATGAGGATGGAGTCGACCTCGTCCACGATGGCGAAGTTGAGCTCGCGCTGGGCGTATTCCAGCGCGCTGAACTTCATGTTGTCGCGCAGGTAGTCGAAGCCGAACTCGTTGTTCTGGCCGTACGTGATGTCGCTGCGGTACGCGCGCTTCTTGTCGCTGTCCGACTGCGAGTTGACCACGACGCCCGTGGAGAGGCCGAGGAAGCCGTAAAGCCTGCCCATCCACTCCGAGTCGCGCTTGGCCAAGTAGTCGTTGACCGTGACGACGTGCACGCCCTTGCCCTCGAGGGCATTCAGGTAGCAGGGGAGGGTGGCGACGAGGGTTTTGCCCTCGCCCGTGCGCATTTCGGCGATGGATCCCTTGTGAAGGACCATACCGCCAATGAGCTGCACGTCGAAGTGCCGCATCTTGAGGGCACGCCAGCCCGCCTCGCGGCAAACGGCAAAGGCCTCGTGCAGGATGTCGTCGAGGGTGGCGCCGTTTTCGAGCTTTTCTTTGAACTCGAAGGTTTTGGCGCGCAACTCGGCATCGCTCAGCTTCTTGATGGCCGGCTCGAGCGCGTTGATGGCTTCGACACTGGGTCGAAGTTTTTTGACTTCGCGCTCATGGGAGGTTCCGAGGATTTTCTTGAGGGCCCACGCAAACATCGGACGCGTACCCATAATCCTCCGCGCACGCGACTGCAAACATGGCGCCGATGAGGTGCATCAAAGTTTGTCACGGCGGCTCTGGAAGAGCTGCCACGGATGACACTATGTGACCATATATCGGGCACAATCTCGGCGGGCTCCGCACACAAGCGGCGGTAATCCCACGAAAATGTGCGGCTTTGCTTGAGTGCGCAAAATTTGCGTGCATCATCCGTCCTTGTCTCGGGGGGGCTCTTCGGTTCGTTGAAGACTCGAGACCGTTAGGAGGCACAAATCCATGAAGAGGCGCTCTTCGGGTGCGTTCTTTTGCGCAGGCGCGTGCGTGATGGCCGTGGTGTTCGGTCCAGCGTGCGGCGGTGGCGCGCGTGGTACGGAAGGTACAGGGGTGCTCGACCCGGGCACCGGCGGTGGCGACGGGAACTTCGAGCCCGACAAAGGGCCGGGTTCGGGCGGTGGCTTCGGTGGTGGCGGCGGCCCCAACTCCAACGATGGAGGCGTGGGCACGAACGCGAGCTGCGCGACGGCTCGCGGCGAGGCAAAGCGCCAGGCGGCCTATTTGGAAATCGTGCTCGATGGGTCGGGCAGCATGGGCGACGACGGCAAATGGAAAGCCGCCGTTGCCGCGCTGGACTCGATTTTCGACGAGTACTACGCGGCGGCGGACCCCGAGGTGGGTGTGGGGCTGCTCATTTTTTCGGACGCGAAAGACTCGACGAAGGGACAAGGTCCGTATCCGACGGCCGCCGACGTCGAGCCGGCGTTCGTGGACCAGGCGCAGCACAAGGCCCTGCGTGCGCGCATCGATGGCACGTCGTACTCGGCCGGTACGCCGACGTACGAAGCGCTTTATGGCGGCTACCGTGTGATGAAGCCGTTCGTGCCGCAGCCGCCGCTCCGCGCGGGTGGACGCAAAGTCGTCGTGCTGGTGACCGATGGTGTGCCGCGGGGGCTCTATAGCGAGCAAACGAAGTGCACCGACGAAGCGACGCACCAGCGGCTCGCGAGCAATGCCGGCGGGGCCATCGATACGTTCTCCGTGGGCATCGGTCCGTTCCCGACGCCGGACGAGACGCACGTGTACGCGCCGCGTTTTCTGTCCGAGCTGGCGATCGCCGGCGGGACGCGGGCATCGGCCGGTTGCGATCCCGCGACGAGTGACGCGGCGAAGCTGTGTCACTTCCAGATCACACCGGGCGGCGGAAAGAGCGTGCCGCAGCTGACGCAGGAGTTCGTTGCCGCATTGAAGAGCATTCAGGTTTCCCTGGGGTGCGAATACAACCTGGAAAAGTCGGCGAACATGGATCCCACGCGGGTCAATGTGGCGTGGACCGATTCGGCGGGGGAGCATCTGATTGCGCAAGATGCCGTGAACGGCTGGACGTACGACGATGCGCAGAATCCGACGAGGGTGCTCTTGCACGGTGAGTCGTGCCAGGCGGTGAGCTCGGCGCGGGAAGCGAGCCTGCGGGTCATTCTGGGGTGCAAGACCGTGGTAAACTGACTCGGCGATGGCCGCCGTGGAGATGACGCGGGTCGAGAACGATACGCGTCTCTGGACGGGGCACGCGACGCGCTACGGATTGACGCTGGTATTCGCGGGCGCGTTCGACTTTTGGTACCGGCGGCGGGTCAGCACGCACGGCGTCGGGCTCCTCAAATTGAAGGAGCCCGGCGAGGTGCACCGCGACGTGCGGGTGCATGCGCCGGTGACGGCGGCGAGCTTGGCGATTTCGGCGGCGGCCGTGGAAGCTGTGGCGGTGGCGTGCGGGCGCGCGAAGGTTCCGCATTTTGCCGTGCCGGTGACGCAGGGTGGCGGGCGCGCGGAGGCCTTGGCGTTGCGGCTGCACGACGCGGTGGCCGCGGGGGATCGATTTGGGCAGGAGTCGCTGCTGGTGGAAACGCTGGCGGCGCTATGGGAAGACTACGGCGAGGCGCCGCGCGCGGAGCGCGTGGAGCGCTCGGCGCGGGCGGTGCGGCGGGTGCGGGAGTATTTGCTCGAGAACTGGCGCGGCGAGGTGACCCTGGACGCGATGGCCGCGGCGGCGGGACGGAGCAAGTTCCACGTGCTGCGGTTGTTCCGAGAGGAGTACGGGCTCGCGCCGTACGAGTACGTGACGCATCTGCGGGTGGCGCAGGCGCGCTTGCTGCTCGAGGCGGGGGCGCCGGCGGCGCAGGTGGCGTTGAACGTGGGGTTCTACGATCAGAGTCAGCTGCACCGGCATTTCAAGCGCATCACGGGCACGACGCCCGCGCGCTACGCGAAGGACGCGCGCGCGGGCGCTGGGCGCGCGGCCGCGGGCGCGGGCTAGCCGAGGGGCAAGACTTGCGTCACGGGTGTCACGGACAGGCGGAAATTCGTCCGGGACAGGGGACCGCTGCCACGATGCGCGGATTTTCGGCGGGGATGCGGATTGGCATTGGGTTGGCAATGCGTCGGGGCAGACCTTCGTGCGCGGTGCTCCGGACACCGCGCCCGCAAGGTCGCAGACTGAGATGATGGGTTGCCATTGGTATGATTGGGAGGCAACAGCCCTCCACGTGCCTGTTGATAGCGAGGAACCACTCCTACGGGAGCCTCGCCGGCGGGAACAACATGCGGAGCGGTGACGGGAAGCGCAGCGGGCGCGGACCGGTGGCCGAATTCCTCGTTGGGTGAAGCTGCGCATACAACTGATCGCTCCACCGGAACTTTTCCTACCCTCATTTTCGTCTGGCCAAGAGAAGACCAGAAGAAGAACGTGTGCGATTGCGCGGAAGCGCGCGATCTCGCACCCGTCCGTCCTCCGCATCGCTCCGCAGCCGGCTGAGCTCCAGCGTCATTTCACGCGGCAGGGCGAGCCATAATCCCGATCAGTCGTGGGTCTCGCCGGACAGCGGCGTGGCGCGCATCGAGGGGCGGGCCGAGAAGGCGTCGAGCCAGGCGGACAATCGCGGCCGCTTCTCACGAAACGACGGCAGCTCGCGGAACTCGAGCCAGCTCAGGACCGTCGCGACTGCGATGTGGCCGACGTGCACCGCTGCATCGAAATCCAGCTCGTGCTCCAGCCAGTCGTAGCTCGCGATCAGCTTCTCCGTGTGCCCGTCCCGAAGCGGTGCATACCGCAGTTCCTCCGGACGCCGCACCGTCTCCCAACGAACCGCGATTCCAGCCGCGGCCAAGCCTTGGGCCACCGCCTGGACGCGCAACGCATGCCATCGCGCTTCACCCTCCTGCGGGATCAACCTTCGCCCGTCATGCAGCGTGTCGAAATAAGCGCAAATCACGTCCGAATCGAAGATCGGCGACAACCCCGGCCGAAGGAGAACCGGCACCTTTCCCAGAGGATTTTCGGCGAACCGCCTCGTTGCGGCGAGTCGGACTAGTCTCCTGGTGCACGACCTCGAGCCGATCGGCGATGCCGACTTCATGCGCGAACGCGACCGCGCGTTTTGGCCGCAATCTAAGCCCCACGTGCGCCTTTTTTCTGCGCAGCGCACCACCTACGAAGCACCCGCCGTGAAATTGGACCGATTCGACCGCCAGCTCCTGAACCTCGTTCAAGAGGATGCGACCCAAACGGCAGAGCGCCTGGCCGAAAAAGTCGGCCTCTCGCCGTCCGCGATTCAGCGTCGTTTAAGGCGCATGCGCGAAGAAGGCGTCATCGTTCGCGATTGCGCCGTCCTCGATCCGAAAAAAGCCCGCCGGCCCACCTTCTTCGTCGTCTCCAGCGTGGTCAAGCGGGGGCTCACCATCCCCAGCCCGGAGGGGCCCGACGAATAACCGCAACAACGCCCAAGATCGCCCTCCACCGCAGACCCACCATGGGCGGAACCATGCGCCTTCCCCTAATGATCTTGTCCCTCGTCTCGACCTTGGGCTGTGCAGCCTCCCGCCCCCCGGTGCCGATTCAGGTCACCTGGCTCGGCCACGCCGGCTTCGAAGTGGTATCGCCCAACGGCACACGCCTGCTCATCGACCCTTGGCTAAAGGAAAACCCGAAAGCGCCGCCCGCGTGGAAGGACCCAGGGCGTCTGGCGCGGCCCACCGCCATTTTGGTGACCCACGCGCACGGCGACCACGCGGCGGACGTCCCGGAGTTGGCGCAGGCCACCGGCGCGCGGGTCGTCGGCACGGGCGAGCACCTCCGGGCCATGAAGATCCCCGAGGCGCAGCAGCACATCGTCAACGTTGGCGGCCCCACGCACTTCGCCGATGTGACCGTGTACGCCGTACCGGCGATGCACTCGAGCGAGGGCGGACGGCCGCTCGGGTACGTGCTCCGCTTTGCAGACGGCCGCTCGATTTACCACACGGGCGACACGTGGCTCTTTGGCGACATGGCGCTCATCGAGGAGCTTTACCACCCGGACATCGTGCTCCTCGAGGCCGGAGGCGCCCGCTGGGGGCTCGACCCGAAGACAGCGGCCTTGGCCGTGCAAAAGTACTTCCACCCGAAGATCATCGTCCCCATGCACTTCGGCACCTTTCCCGAGTTGTCCGAAGAGCCCGAGGTGCGCGCCGCCTTCGAGGGCGATGCGCGCGTCCGATTTCTCACGCCGGGGCAGGCGGTCACCTTTTGAGTCGATTACAAGAACAGTGTGAGCCTCGTTCTGAACGTCCTGGACCAGTCCCCGGTCTTTGCCGGACAATCTCCCGCGGACGCCGTTCGAAATACCGTGCGCCTCGCCTGTGAAGTCGAGCGGCTCGGGTACCACCGCTTCTGGGTCTCCGAGCACCACGGCGCGCACGCCTTTGCTTCCGCATCGCCCGAGATCGTCACCGCGCGGGTTGCCGCCGCGACGACGCGGCTGCGCGTGGGGGCGGGCGGCGTGCTGCTTCGGTATTACAGCCCGCTGAAAGTCGCCGAGCAGTTCCACGTCCTGGAGGCCATGTTTCCCGGCCGCATCGATTTGGGCATCGGCCGCACCACCGGTGCTGCACCGCGCGCCGCGCTGGCGCTCATGACGAAAGGTGGCCACGGACGGCGTTCGTCCGCACCGGAATTTGCCGAGCAGGTCGACGCGCTCCTCGCGTACCTCGCCGATGGGGTGTTCGAACACGTGGACGCCGTTCCCCGTGTGCCTTCATCGCCGCAGCCGTGGATCTTGGGAACCTCCCCAGAGAGCGCCCGCTTTGCCGCAGCGCGTGGATTGCCATACGCATTCGGGGCCTTCATTCCATCCCGCAACATGGATGAAACATTGGCCGTTTATAAATCCGAATTCGTCCCTTCCAAATGGCTGAAGGAACCTTATGTCAATGTAGCGCTATTCGTTTTATGCGCGGAGACGGAGGAGCGGGCATTCGAGCTCGCGTCCCCGGCGGAGGCTTGGTTCATCCAAGGCTTATCGAGAATGAACAATATTCCATTTCCAACGGTCGATGAGGCCATGGCCGCACGCAAAAGCGGTTATGGCGGATGCAGTGAACTCGAATCGCAAGAGCTCACGGCGCGACGAAATGCCGTCGTCGTCGGCAATCAGGCGCAGGTCGCCGCCCGCCTGCAAGCCCTCACCGCCGATGGCCTCGTGCAAGAATTGACCTTGGTGACCAATACGGAGAGCTTCGAAGATCGCATCGCGTCGTACCGACTCATCGCCGAGGCACTACCATGATCATCGAGCGCGCCACCTCGGACGACGTGCCCGCGGTTCTCGCATTGGCCAATTGGGCGGCGGTGAACACGCCGGCCAACTTTGCCACGGAGCCGGAGTCTCTTTCGGATTGGGCGGCAAGCTTCGCGCAATCCCACGAAAAATATCCCTGGCTCGTGGCCCGTGATGCGGAGCGCATCCTCGGCTTTGCCAAAGCATCCATGCACCGTGCCCGCGGCGCATATCAATGGACGGCCGAAGTCTCCGTCTACATCCATCCCGACGTGCATCGCCGCGGCATCGGCCGCGCGCTCTACGACGCGCTCATCCCCTGTTTGCGCGCGCAGGGTTACGTCACCCTGCTCGCGGGCATCACCCCTCCCAACCCCGCGAGCGAGCGCCTGCACGAGGCCGTCGGCTTTACCCGCTGCGGCACGTACCACCGCGCGGGATGGAAGTTCGAGCGCTGGCACGACGTCGGCTATTGGGATATGCACCTGCAGCCCATCCACCACCCGCCGGAGCCCATTCGCCCCGTCGGCGAAGTGTGGCCCAAGCTGCAGCGATTTCGCACCGAGCGC
It includes:
- a CDS encoding metal-dependent hydrolase; the encoded protein is MRLPLMILSLVSTLGCAASRPPVPIQVTWLGHAGFEVVSPNGTRLLIDPWLKENPKAPPAWKDPGRLARPTAILVTHAHGDHAADVPELAQATGARVVGTGEHLRAMKIPEAQQHIVNVGGPTHFADVTVYAVPAMHSSEGGRPLGYVLRFADGRSIYHTGDTWLFGDMALIEELYHPDIVLLEAGGARWGLDPKTAALAVQKYFHPKIIVPMHFGTFPELSEEPEVRAAFEGDARVRFLTPGQAVTF
- a CDS encoding AraC family transcriptional regulator, whose protein sequence is MAAVEMTRVENDTRLWTGHATRYGLTLVFAGAFDFWYRRRVSTHGVGLLKLKEPGEVHRDVRVHAPVTAASLAISAAAVEAVAVACGRAKVPHFAVPVTQGGGRAEALALRLHDAVAAGDRFGQESLLVETLAALWEDYGEAPRAERVERSARAVRRVREYLLENWRGEVTLDAMAAAAGRSKFHVLRLFREEYGLAPYEYVTHLRVAQARLLLEAGAPAAQVALNVGFYDQSQLHRHFKRITGTTPARYAKDARAGAGRAAAGAG
- a CDS encoding winged helix-turn-helix transcriptional regulator, which produces MHDLEPIGDADFMRERDRAFWPQSKPHVRLFSAQRTTYEAPAVKLDRFDRQLLNLVQEDATQTAERLAEKVGLSPSAIQRRLRRMREEGVIVRDCAVLDPKKARRPTFFVVSSVVKRGLTIPSPEGPDE
- a CDS encoding LLM class flavin-dependent oxidoreductase yields the protein MSLVLNVLDQSPVFAGQSPADAVRNTVRLACEVERLGYHRFWVSEHHGAHAFASASPEIVTARVAAATTRLRVGAGGVLLRYYSPLKVAEQFHVLEAMFPGRIDLGIGRTTGAAPRAALALMTKGGHGRRSSAPEFAEQVDALLAYLADGVFEHVDAVPRVPSSPQPWILGTSPESARFAAARGLPYAFGAFIPSRNMDETLAVYKSEFVPSKWLKEPYVNVALFVLCAETEERAFELASPAEAWFIQGLSRMNNIPFPTVDEAMAARKSGYGGCSELESQELTARRNAVVVGNQAQVAARLQALTADGLVQELTLVTNTESFEDRIASYRLIAEALP
- the secA gene encoding preprotein translocase subunit SecA, producing MFAWALKKILGTSHEREVKKLRPSVEAINALEPAIKKLSDAELRAKTFEFKEKLENGATLDDILHEAFAVCREAGWRALKMRHFDVQLIGGMVLHKGSIAEMRTGEGKTLVATLPCYLNALEGKGVHVVTVNDYLAKRDSEWMGRLYGFLGLSTGVVVNSQSDSDKKRAYRSDITYGQNNEFGFDYLRDNMKFSALEYAQRELNFAIVDEVDSILIDEARTPLIISGQQEASSQKYRTINEVIPRLRKDEHYLVDEKQHSVTLTDEGVEQAQKLMGISNLYDPVNLESLHILNQCLRAHALYKRDVNYLVADDGKVLIIDEFTGRVLPGRRWSDGLHQAVEAKENVRIQEETRTMATITFQNLFRLYKKLAGMTGTADTEAGEFHSTYKLGVIQIPTNKPISRVDSEDLVYKTEREKFTAVAGEIEELYAQGQPVLVGTTSVEKSNAIAAILKKKKIPHAVLNAKQHEKEAYVVAQAGRKGAITVSTNMAGRGTDIILGGNPEMLAKLEFKEQDRDPDAEPEEFAKLVTKYEESCKKEGDEVREAGGLHILGTERHESRRIDNQLRGRAGRQGDPGSSRFYLSLEDDLMRIFGGERVKALMERMGMPDDEPIEHPWVSKSISDAQSKVEGRNFDIRKNLLEYDDVMSEQRKTVYKVRQQLLVGRYTPEMVDDDGKPTGKLRVIEPLDRLRDDVKDAIRDMVLHYGTSTAPDGGGKPASVEAVKELFEIGSLQEDIYNYWGYKFEYRDSDTKKPQKVYERLMDEIPRSLTEQRERLLDLVDSIIAAILEESCPANIPPEDWKWDDIAEGFRDHFGIKPKDFVHVSDLEELAHRLYDQAEAVLQQKEKDLGTELLLKLFRHFYLTEIDRAWVEHLTNMEHLRDGIGLRGYGQRDPKQEYKKEGYTIFVTMMAEISSNVATNLFKAQVRREADVEQMQHEEAERHEAQLRAAQARHGSELDPGADQEEAPQQRQPMRRPQQQARIVQPVQRATPKIGRNDPCPCGSGQKFKKCHGAALEEEGADQDDANA
- a CDS encoding VWA domain-containing protein translates to MKRRSSGAFFCAGACVMAVVFGPACGGGARGTEGTGVLDPGTGGGDGNFEPDKGPGSGGGFGGGGGPNSNDGGVGTNASCATARGEAKRQAAYLEIVLDGSGSMGDDGKWKAAVAALDSIFDEYYAAADPEVGVGLLIFSDAKDSTKGQGPYPTAADVEPAFVDQAQHKALRARIDGTSYSAGTPTYEALYGGYRVMKPFVPQPPLRAGGRKVVVLVTDGVPRGLYSEQTKCTDEATHQRLASNAGGAIDTFSVGIGPFPTPDETHVYAPRFLSELAIAGGTRASAGCDPATSDAAKLCHFQITPGGGKSVPQLTQEFVAALKSIQVSLGCEYNLEKSANMDPTRVNVAWTDSAGEHLIAQDAVNGWTYDDAQNPTRVLLHGESCQAVSSAREASLRVILGCKTVVN
- a CDS encoding DUF1772 domain-containing protein, encoding MNEQTMRVLTMVALLGSALVAGVFFAFSTFVMKGLGYLPAARGAEAMNAINVAAPTAGLMSAMFGTALVCLVLGSASVIRMGGDDGALYRVLGCAVYMVTILVTIFYHVPRNDALAALDPASAEGMAYWKEYLVQWTTWNHVRTVAPLAAAALLAIALRKAG
- a CDS encoding glutathione S-transferase family protein gives rise to the protein MPVLLRPGLSPIFDSDVICAYFDTLHDGRRLIPQEGEARWHALRVQAVAQGLAAAGIAVRWETVRRPEELRYAPLRDGHTEKLIASYDWLEHELDFDAAVHVGHIAVATVLSWLEFRELPSFREKRPRLSAWLDAFSARPSMRATPLSGETHD
- a CDS encoding SDR family oxidoreductase, yielding MSTGAITIVTGGAGALGSAIVRQQARRGERVVVLDRTEAKERVHALEKEFPSQVLGLVTDVALDSDWHATLEHVKAKFGEPTGAVLAAGGWTGGTPIHAAKDDSAWQSMLQGNTETVYRALRALLPGMVDRRRGSIVVVGARQVLRPEAGKGAAEYTASKAAVGALTQAVAAEVLANGVRVNAVLPSIIDTPSNRAGMPDVDPRLWVAPDSLGDVIAFLLSDAARDISGALIPVYGKV